A window of the Cystobacter fuscus genome harbors these coding sequences:
- a CDS encoding NmrA/HSCARG family protein, with protein sequence MAKKSETVLVLGATGQQGGATARALVSEGRRVRALVRDEQSSKARELAALGVELVRGDFGEAASLERAMSGVHGVFTALPSSADAQYGLTDDDEVRFGIAVIDAARRAGVQHLLYSSTIGASPDLGLGHYKSKWQIEQYLRQSGVPFSIVRPAPFMELLLSPYFGLRHGVATFFGAPDQIVQFIAVQDVGAIAAKLLVDPTPSLGRTLDIASDALSGNDIAAKISRATGRHVPYQQIPAEAAAQSPMLARLLQAMTHGKLTGHADLPALRALYPGLLTFEQWLAAGYAGDIMKVLPPTQAR encoded by the coding sequence ATGGCAAAGAAGAGTGAGACGGTGCTGGTGCTGGGGGCGACCGGACAGCAGGGCGGCGCAACCGCACGGGCGTTGGTGTCGGAGGGCCGGCGCGTTCGGGCATTGGTGCGGGACGAGCAAAGCAGCAAGGCGCGCGAGCTGGCAGCTCTGGGGGTCGAGCTGGTGCGTGGCGACTTCGGAGAAGCTGCTTCCCTCGAACGGGCCATGAGCGGCGTCCACGGGGTCTTCACGGCACTGCCCAGCTCCGCGGATGCCCAATACGGGCTCACCGACGACGATGAGGTGCGGTTCGGCATTGCCGTGATCGACGCCGCCAGGCGGGCCGGTGTGCAGCACCTGCTCTACAGCTCAACCATCGGTGCGAGTCCCGACCTCGGCCTCGGCCACTACAAGAGCAAGTGGCAGATCGAGCAGTATCTTCGTCAGAGCGGCGTGCCGTTCAGCATCGTGCGGCCGGCGCCGTTCATGGAACTCCTGCTGTCTCCTTATTTTGGCCTGCGCCACGGCGTGGCGACGTTCTTCGGGGCGCCGGACCAGATCGTCCAGTTCATCGCGGTCCAGGATGTCGGCGCCATCGCGGCGAAGCTGCTTGTCGATCCAACCCCCAGCTTGGGCCGCACCCTCGATATCGCGAGCGATGCCCTCTCGGGCAACGACATCGCGGCGAAGATCAGCCGAGCGACGGGCCGGCACGTGCCCTACCAACAGATTCCAGCCGAAGCCGCTGCACAGAGCCCGATGCTCGCCCGCCTCTTGCAGGCGATGACCCATGGCAAGCTGACGGGCCATGCGGACCTTCCGGCACTGCGCGCGTTGTATCCCGGTTTGCTGACCTTCGAGCAATGGCTTGCAGCGGGTTACGCGGGAGACATCATGAAAGTTCTGCCTCCGACTCAGGCACGATGA
- a CDS encoding recombinase family protein, with protein sequence MSEKVRPKHLDRPALVYIRQSTLMQVHEHQQSTERQYDLVEFAKKLGWDAARIEVIDEDLGQSGTSAAQRAGFQRLAADVSLGKVGAIFSLEVSRLARSSADWHRLMDLCALSDTLIVDEEGIYDASDFNDRLVLGMKGTMSDAEIHLMRQRLRGGILHKAKKGELAFPPPTGYVFDNGALVLDPDEQVQKAIRLLFERFRLDGSVARAVRYFTRHGLLFPSHHAHRDGHAEIQWHPLTTHRALTILRNPTYAGAYAWGRNRERCALIDGAVRCKQEKLAAPEQWQAFVKDAHPAYITWEEYTENLKRIEENATRIPGVYMRGAARSGKALLQGLVLCGRCGRRMHSSFPVASTPVYECIRTEYGEGRCWSTGARRIDDKVVETFLEAMAPPELDLSLAVLKEVERQANSLARQWKLRLERARYEAQRAERQYNAVEPENRIVARTLEARWNQKLQELAQVEQEYEEAKGKQKLELSAQDKKAILALARDLPGLWNAPTTTTVDKKRMLRLLIQDVVLSPVDAPERAVRIRILWKTGAISELQTPRPTAADSRKAPEPVIAVVRELAGKKYSDPQIAAELNRLGLKNSLGRAFTSTTVGPLRRGHAIRAGRPPGVSASPLPEQDEQGRYSMRGLISRYGVSAPMVRYWVKQGRITPVRDKKRGAFWFEMTPELQSLLAMARSRGYRPGRQPGRSGNPRLPARLPDGRYTTRGLIEKYGVSESTVRYWVKAHILTPERDLPGGFLCFRLTHAHERRIKEALARGRSARTRRQRHRSHPHSNE encoded by the coding sequence ATGAGCGAAAAGGTTCGGCCGAAGCACCTGGACAGGCCGGCGCTGGTGTACATCCGCCAATCCACCCTGATGCAGGTCCATGAGCACCAGCAGTCGACCGAGCGACAGTACGACCTGGTCGAGTTCGCCAAGAAGCTTGGTTGGGATGCCGCTCGGATAGAGGTCATTGATGAGGACCTCGGCCAGAGTGGCACCAGTGCCGCTCAGCGCGCTGGCTTCCAGCGGCTGGCCGCCGACGTCAGTCTTGGGAAGGTGGGGGCCATTTTCTCGCTGGAGGTGTCGCGCCTGGCGCGCTCCTCTGCCGACTGGCACCGACTGATGGACCTGTGTGCACTGTCGGACACGCTCATCGTCGACGAAGAGGGCATCTATGACGCCAGCGACTTCAACGACCGGCTGGTGCTCGGCATGAAGGGAACCATGAGCGACGCCGAGATTCACCTCATGCGCCAGCGGCTGCGGGGTGGCATCCTGCACAAAGCGAAGAAAGGCGAGCTGGCCTTCCCCCCACCAACAGGCTACGTCTTCGACAACGGCGCTCTCGTCCTCGACCCAGACGAACAGGTGCAAAAGGCCATACGCCTTCTGTTCGAGCGCTTCCGCCTGGATGGCAGCGTGGCCCGCGCCGTACGTTATTTCACCCGCCATGGGCTGCTCTTCCCCTCGCACCATGCCCATCGAGACGGCCACGCCGAAATCCAATGGCACCCGCTCACCACCCACCGCGCGCTGACCATTCTGCGCAATCCCACCTATGCAGGTGCCTACGCGTGGGGACGAAATCGCGAGCGGTGTGCCCTCATCGATGGAGCGGTGCGGTGCAAGCAAGAGAAGCTCGCCGCGCCCGAGCAGTGGCAGGCCTTCGTGAAAGACGCCCACCCGGCGTACATTACCTGGGAGGAGTACACGGAAAACTTGAAGCGCATCGAGGAGAATGCGACTCGCATCCCTGGAGTCTACATGCGCGGTGCGGCTCGCAGTGGCAAGGCGTTGCTGCAGGGACTCGTCCTCTGCGGCAGGTGTGGACGGAGGATGCACTCGAGCTTTCCCGTTGCCAGTACCCCAGTCTACGAGTGCATCCGGACTGAATACGGTGAAGGCCGCTGCTGGTCCACCGGCGCTCGCCGCATTGACGACAAGGTAGTTGAGACCTTTCTCGAGGCGATGGCCCCGCCCGAGTTGGACCTCTCGCTCGCCGTCCTCAAGGAGGTGGAGCGACAGGCCAACAGCCTGGCCCGGCAGTGGAAGCTGCGTCTGGAGCGGGCGCGCTACGAGGCCCAACGCGCCGAGCGCCAGTACAATGCCGTCGAGCCGGAAAACCGAATCGTCGCACGCACGCTGGAGGCGCGTTGGAACCAGAAGCTCCAGGAGCTTGCTCAGGTGGAGCAAGAGTACGAGGAGGCCAAAGGCAAGCAGAAGCTCGAGCTGTCGGCCCAGGACAAGAAGGCCATCCTCGCGTTGGCGCGAGACCTGCCAGGGCTGTGGAACGCCCCCACCACCACCACCGTGGACAAGAAGCGGATGCTTCGGCTCCTCATCCAGGATGTCGTGCTTTCGCCAGTGGACGCGCCTGAGCGAGCAGTCCGCATCCGCATTCTCTGGAAGACGGGGGCCATCAGCGAGTTGCAGACACCCCGGCCCACCGCGGCGGATTCCCGCAAGGCGCCCGAGCCAGTCATTGCTGTCGTGCGTGAATTGGCCGGCAAGAAGTACAGCGACCCGCAGATAGCGGCTGAGCTCAACCGGCTTGGCCTGAAAAACAGCCTGGGCCGTGCCTTCACGAGCACGACCGTGGGGCCGCTTCGCCGAGGACACGCAATCCGCGCGGGGCGCCCCCCTGGGGTGTCCGCCAGTCCCCTGCCCGAGCAAGATGAGCAGGGGCGCTATTCCATGCGGGGTCTGATTTCGCGCTACGGGGTATCGGCTCCGATGGTCCGCTACTGGGTGAAGCAAGGGCGTATCACACCGGTGCGCGACAAAAAGAGGGGTGCTTTCTGGTTCGAGATGACGCCCGAACTGCAATCGCTGCTGGCCATGGCGCGCAGTCGTGGCTACAGACCAGGAAGGCAGCCGGGCCGCTCTGGCAACCCGCGATTGCCAGCGCGCCTCCCAGATGGCCGTTACACCACCCGTGGGCTCATTGAGAAATACGGGGTTTCTGAAAGCACGGTGCGTTACTGGGTGAAGGCCCACATCCTCACTCCCGAGCGCGATCTGCCAGGGGGGTTTTTGTGCTTCCGGCTGACCCACGCGCACGAGCGGCGCATCAAGGAGGCTCTCGCCAGAGGACGGAGCGCACGAACTCGCAGACAACGCCACCGTAGTCACCCCCATTCCAACGAATAG
- a CDS encoding SDR family NAD(P)-dependent oxidoreductase — translation MNMELQGKRALVTGSTSGLGEAIAKQLAAEGVTVIVHGRDATRARQVVEAIGAAGGRAEMALGDLSTDAGADAVRAAVEGDIDILVNNAGGYEHVGWLKATPEQWADVWQQNVISGVRMIRHFVPGMRARGWGRVITIGGGLATQPAPTQPHYNATLAARHNLAVSLSRELAGSGVTSNAVAPGAIRVPAIEGFMRHVAEAHGWGTQWDEIERAAVREFIPNDVGRLGRPEEVADAVVFLASPRAAYVTGAVLRVDGGTIRSV, via the coding sequence ATGAACATGGAACTTCAGGGGAAGCGGGCATTGGTGACGGGCTCCACTTCGGGGCTCGGCGAAGCCATCGCGAAGCAACTGGCGGCGGAGGGGGTGACGGTCATCGTGCACGGCCGCGACGCGACACGGGCCAGACAGGTGGTCGAGGCCATCGGCGCCGCTGGTGGACGCGCGGAGATGGCCCTCGGAGACCTCTCCACCGACGCGGGGGCCGATGCGGTGCGCGCGGCGGTGGAGGGGGATATCGACATCCTGGTGAACAACGCCGGCGGCTACGAACATGTGGGATGGCTGAAGGCGACGCCGGAGCAGTGGGCCGACGTGTGGCAGCAGAACGTGATCTCCGGCGTGCGGATGATTCGGCACTTCGTTCCCGGAATGCGGGCGCGTGGTTGGGGCCGGGTCATCACCATCGGCGGTGGACTCGCGACACAGCCGGCGCCGACGCAGCCGCACTACAACGCGACGCTCGCGGCCCGGCACAACCTCGCGGTCTCGCTCTCGCGTGAGCTCGCGGGAAGTGGCGTGACGTCGAACGCGGTCGCTCCCGGGGCGATTCGGGTGCCAGCGATCGAGGGCTTCATGCGGCACGTGGCCGAAGCGCACGGTTGGGGCACGCAGTGGGACGAGATCGAGCGCGCCGCCGTTCGTGAATTCATTCCCAACGACGTGGGTCGTCTGGGCCGGCCGGAAGAAGTGGCGGATGCGGTGGTGTTCCTGGCGAGCCCTCGCGCGGCGTACGTGACCGGTGCGGTGTTGCGCGTCGACGGCGGGACCATTCGCAGCGTGTGA
- a CDS encoding DUF6310 domain-containing protein, whose product MTGSFEMGFCVLAAPELVVGAVVVAGVVVVGFAIKEALEAYEKRGRPQVRPPTLPVPETQPVPEVKPVPEARPVPVTKPAPQETSPEKGPKPEPKGPDFFPPLEPPEALERERRRRCEPIPVPHEGKDDAHNKCADQFPPNRYPGMDVLVDGVSFDALQVGVRVLWEIKTHRFDTYPDFIQDKEIKKEMIQIEKQRKAAATCGYGYVVGVSTEAHKSALLDEDLTLNVVVTGCKR is encoded by the coding sequence ATGACGGGGTCTTTTGAGATGGGTTTCTGCGTCCTCGCGGCGCCGGAGCTCGTGGTGGGCGCGGTAGTTGTGGCGGGCGTGGTGGTGGTGGGCTTCGCCATCAAAGAGGCCCTGGAGGCTTACGAGAAGAGGGGCCGTCCCCAGGTTCGGCCGCCTACGCTGCCGGTGCCGGAGACGCAGCCGGTGCCTGAAGTGAAGCCCGTGCCGGAAGCGCGGCCCGTGCCTGTAACGAAGCCCGCCCCGCAGGAGACCTCGCCGGAAAAAGGGCCCAAGCCGGAGCCCAAGGGGCCGGATTTTTTCCCGCCGCTGGAGCCACCCGAGGCTTTGGAGCGAGAGCGTCGCCGCAGGTGCGAACCCATCCCGGTGCCGCACGAGGGCAAGGATGACGCGCATAACAAGTGCGCCGATCAGTTTCCGCCCAACCGCTATCCCGGAATGGACGTGCTCGTGGACGGTGTGAGCTTCGATGCGCTGCAAGTCGGCGTGCGTGTGCTGTGGGAAATCAAGACTCATCGGTTCGACACGTACCCTGACTTCATCCAAGACAAGGAAATCAAGAAAGAGATGATCCAAATAGAAAAGCAGCGAAAAGCTGCGGCGACATGTGGATATGGTTATGTCGTTGGGGTAAGCACCGAAGCGCACAAATCCGCGCTACTCGATGAAGATCTCACTCTCAATGTTGTTGTTACAGGGTGCAAGCGATGA
- a CDS encoding DUF5953 family protein, whose protein sequence is MTRRRTLIFIAYAPALLGNDRRALNSIHGMEKALPGLRLEWQLSESGRPIALPQRDAWLVKGIEDGGFPLLCNGDENYPVTAWGMGRSGLISAGGQDQFEVHAKLPLGEPAIAAAANVLEGMAEGARAFWGRVLPNGVAAEMAQQVRHSVEQPHAPPRGLPALNLPSHIRSPVIPHHLGWLNYWSSATARALGFPDPARDAELLSRSRRTATGGWVVQLTDAPLDLDNPAHLDALKRAYERFPEIGGRSTP, encoded by the coding sequence ATGACTAGGCGGAGGACACTCATTTTCATTGCCTACGCGCCTGCGCTTTTGGGAAACGACCGCCGCGCGCTCAATAGCATCCATGGAATGGAAAAGGCGCTCCCCGGTTTGCGCCTGGAGTGGCAGCTCTCCGAAAGCGGGCGACCCATCGCCTTGCCGCAGCGCGACGCGTGGCTCGTAAAAGGCATTGAGGACGGGGGATTTCCCCTTCTGTGCAACGGGGACGAGAATTACCCCGTGACAGCTTGGGGAATGGGAAGATCAGGGCTCATCAGCGCAGGCGGTCAGGACCAGTTTGAAGTGCATGCAAAACTGCCACTAGGCGAGCCCGCGATCGCAGCAGCAGCAAATGTGCTGGAAGGAATGGCGGAAGGGGCGCGCGCATTTTGGGGGCGCGTGCTGCCGAACGGAGTTGCGGCGGAGATGGCGCAGCAGGTTCGTCATTCGGTGGAGCAGCCCCATGCTCCGCCCCGGGGGCTTCCAGCGCTCAATCTTCCCTCGCACATTCGCTCGCCAGTGATTCCACATCACCTCGGGTGGCTGAATTACTGGTCGTCCGCTACCGCACGGGCTCTCGGCTTTCCGGACCCGGCCCGCGACGCGGAGCTACTGTCACGCTCACGGCGTACCGCGACGGGCGGGTGGGTCGTGCAGCTCACCGATGCGCCGCTCGACCTCGACAACCCTGCCCACCTGGACGCGCTTAAACGGGCCTACGAGCGCTTCCCGGAGATTGGCGGACGCTCCACCCCTTGA
- a CDS encoding PQQ-dependent sugar dehydrogenase, with translation MPSLRSSLLSLAFLAACGDATSADPDSPESRSEAIAAGFSITEVADFNSPWAMTFLPDGRMLVTEKAGTLHLVSADGTQRKTVTGTLAVSSAGQGGLMDVVLHPQFAQNRLVYFSYSESRSSGKGVALARGTFTDGTSPSLANVQVIFRATPYVSGDGHFSGRIAFSSDGKLFFTNGDRQKFDPAQDPTATLGKVLRLNDDGTPAAGNPLAARGFHPAVWSYGHRNLLGLAFDASGNLWEQEMGPQGGDEVNLIQPGLNYGWPNASNGSHYDGRDIPDHRAGDGYEAPKVWWNPVISPGGLMVYSGKLWPEWKGDLFIGGLSSQSLVRVDLNGTSASKGDQWNMNSRIREVEEGPDGSIWLLQDGQSGSQGKLLRLRPAP, from the coding sequence ATGCCATCTCTTCGTTCATCATTGCTCTCCCTCGCCTTTCTCGCCGCCTGCGGCGACGCGACGAGCGCCGACCCCGACAGCCCGGAGAGCCGCTCCGAGGCGATCGCCGCGGGCTTCTCCATCACCGAGGTCGCGGATTTCAATTCGCCCTGGGCGATGACCTTCCTGCCGGACGGCCGGATGCTGGTGACCGAGAAGGCGGGAACGCTCCACCTCGTCTCGGCGGACGGAACGCAGCGCAAGACCGTCACCGGCACGCTCGCCGTGTCCAGCGCGGGTCAGGGCGGACTGATGGACGTGGTGCTCCATCCCCAGTTCGCGCAGAACCGGCTCGTCTACTTCAGCTACTCCGAGTCGCGCTCGAGCGGCAAGGGCGTGGCGCTCGCGCGGGGCACCTTCACCGACGGCACCTCGCCCTCACTGGCCAACGTGCAGGTCATCTTCCGGGCCACGCCGTATGTGAGCGGAGATGGCCACTTCTCCGGCCGCATCGCCTTCTCTTCCGACGGCAAGCTGTTCTTCACCAACGGAGATCGGCAGAAGTTCGATCCCGCCCAGGATCCCACCGCCACGCTCGGCAAGGTGCTGCGCCTCAATGACGATGGCACCCCCGCCGCGGGCAACCCGCTGGCCGCCCGGGGCTTCCACCCCGCCGTCTGGTCCTATGGCCACCGCAACCTGCTCGGCCTCGCCTTCGACGCGAGCGGCAACCTGTGGGAGCAGGAGATGGGTCCCCAGGGCGGCGACGAGGTGAACCTCATCCAGCCCGGCCTCAACTACGGCTGGCCCAACGCCTCCAACGGCAGCCACTACGACGGCCGTGACATCCCCGACCACCGCGCGGGCGACGGCTACGAGGCTCCCAAGGTGTGGTGGAACCCCGTCATCTCGCCCGGCGGCTTGATGGTCTACTCGGGCAAGCTCTGGCCGGAGTGGAAGGGCGACCTGTTCATCGGCGGCCTGTCCAGCCAGTCGCTGGTGCGCGTCGACCTGAACGGCACCTCGGCGTCCAAGGGCGACCAGTGGAACATGAACAGCCGCATCCGCGAGGTCGAGGAGGGTCCGGACGGCAGCATCTGGCTGCTCCAGGACGGCCAGAGCGGCTCCCAGGGCAAGCTCCTGCGGCTGCGTCCCGCCCCCTGA
- a CDS encoding NmrA/HSCARG family protein, translating to MAETRTILVLGATGQQGGATARALVRDGWRVRALVRDPASPRARALEGVELVAGDMGDAGALAAAMAGAYGVFSVQPSSGQQKYGVTDEEEERLGIAVADAAGRAGVAHLVYSSVAWLGPDTGVGHFESKWRIEEHIRRSRLPATIVRPAAFMELLLEPHLGLTQGHFHFIMRPEQPLQLIAVADIGRLVARVFADPARHLGQTLELVGDELTGPAIASLFGRARGIEASYARFPAEVLAANDVMRRLTDLADRRGMTGGADVAALRQLVPDLLTFEAWLRQTA from the coding sequence ATGGCAGAGACGAGGACAATCCTGGTTCTGGGGGCGACGGGGCAGCAGGGGGGCGCGACGGCGCGGGCGCTGGTGCGCGACGGCTGGCGGGTGCGAGCGCTGGTGCGCGATCCGGCGAGCCCGCGGGCGCGAGCGCTCGAGGGGGTGGAGCTGGTGGCGGGTGACATGGGCGATGCCGGCGCGCTCGCCGCGGCGATGGCGGGGGCGTACGGCGTCTTCAGCGTCCAGCCCAGCTCGGGCCAGCAGAAGTACGGCGTCACGGATGAGGAAGAGGAGCGCCTGGGCATCGCCGTCGCCGACGCCGCCGGCCGAGCGGGAGTCGCGCACCTCGTCTACTCCTCGGTGGCGTGGCTGGGGCCGGACACGGGGGTCGGGCACTTCGAGAGCAAGTGGCGCATCGAGGAGCACATCCGGCGCAGCCGCCTGCCGGCGACCATCGTGCGGCCCGCGGCGTTCATGGAGCTGCTGCTCGAGCCCCACCTCGGGCTGACGCAGGGGCATTTCCATTTCATCATGCGTCCCGAGCAGCCGCTCCAGCTCATCGCCGTCGCCGACATTGGCCGACTGGTCGCGCGCGTGTTCGCCGACCCCGCGCGCCACCTCGGCCAGACCCTCGAGCTGGTCGGTGATGAACTGACGGGCCCCGCCATCGCCTCCCTCTTCGGCCGCGCCCGCGGCATCGAGGCCAGCTACGCGCGCTTCCCGGCCGAGGTGCTGGCCGCCAACGACGTGATGCGCCGCCTGACCGACCTCGCCGACCGCAGAGGCATGACCGGCGGGGCCGACGTGGCGGCGCTCCGCCAGCTCGTGCCCGACCTGCTCACCTTCGAGGCCTGGCTGCGGCAGACGGCGTGA
- a CDS encoding TetR/AcrR family transcriptional regulator — protein MEKRPEERPLRADAARNRARLLTAAHEVFSERGADASFEDIARHAKVGIGTLYRHFPSREALLAASCDERLLEIARASQSREGEEGDAAEALASYIEQLVTSAGLYRGLATSIGVVLRSGTPGCHATTQEGERLLARAKRERVIKRDVQLDDVVCIVTAVALAATGDPARIRRLIAMFFDGMRCA, from the coding sequence ATGGAGAAACGTCCCGAAGAGCGCCCCCTGCGGGCCGACGCCGCGCGCAACCGGGCGCGGCTGCTGACCGCCGCCCACGAGGTCTTCTCCGAGCGTGGCGCCGACGCCTCGTTCGAGGACATCGCCCGGCACGCGAAGGTCGGCATCGGCACGCTCTACCGGCACTTCCCCTCGCGGGAGGCGCTGCTGGCGGCCTCGTGCGACGAGCGTCTGCTGGAGATCGCGCGGGCGAGCCAGTCACGCGAAGGGGAGGAGGGCGACGCGGCCGAAGCGCTGGCGAGCTACATCGAGCAGCTCGTCACCTCGGCGGGCCTCTACCGCGGGCTGGCCACCTCGATTGGAGTGGTGCTGCGGAGCGGCACGCCGGGCTGCCACGCGACAACGCAGGAGGGTGAGCGGCTGCTGGCTCGGGCGAAGCGAGAGCGCGTCATCAAGCGCGACGTCCAGCTCGACGATGTCGTCTGCATCGTCACCGCGGTCGCCCTGGCCGCCACGGGCGACCCGGCCCGCATCCGGCGCCTGATCGCGATGTTCTTCGATGGCATGAGGTGCGCCTGA